In Fibrobacter succinogenes, one DNA window encodes the following:
- a CDS encoding HNH endonuclease — MSSADLQKYLQEYFSMPFDVRKELHDGNECYFSSPSNEGDMLFEVNAYIQNEIRIVLEIRPQIHARAMLESISGADNEKKTKFINFLNSLRSKRVSVDLQINGRPINDEELKSCTWNNFYCRLTRVPITDSSEPWDLFDVISEWTKQAVCLFLCLLPVSDQDEQTGELEGSQYQVVCNKYERSPINRELCLAKNGYTCRICGFDFEKTYGSIGQRFIHVHHIVPVSMIGSNYQINPEKDLIPVCPNCHAMLHRKKPPFLPDEIMNILEKRK, encoded by the coding sequence ATGAGTTCTGCCGATCTTCAAAAATATTTGCAAGAATATTTTTCTATGCCGTTCGATGTACGAAAGGAATTGCATGACGGCAATGAATGCTATTTTTCCTCGCCGTCCAATGAGGGAGATATGCTTTTTGAAGTTAATGCGTATATTCAGAATGAAATTAGGATTGTTTTAGAAATAAGACCGCAAATACATGCAAGGGCGATGCTTGAATCCATCTCAGGCGCCGATAACGAAAAAAAGACAAAGTTTATAAACTTCCTTAATTCTCTAAGATCCAAAAGGGTCTCTGTTGATTTACAGATAAACGGACGACCAATAAACGATGAAGAATTAAAAAGTTGTACATGGAATAATTTCTATTGCCGTCTGACACGAGTTCCCATTACAGATTCGAGTGAACCTTGGGATTTGTTTGATGTAATATCAGAATGGACTAAACAGGCTGTTTGTCTTTTCTTGTGTTTACTTCCCGTTTCTGATCAAGATGAGCAAACTGGCGAATTAGAGGGGTCGCAATATCAGGTCGTTTGTAATAAATACGAACGCAGTCCAATCAATCGTGAATTATGCCTTGCAAAGAATGGCTATACATGCAGAATCTGCGGTTTTGATTTTGAAAAAACGTATGGGAGTATCGGTCAAAGATTTATACATGTTCATCACATTGTTCCTGTATCAATGATTGGATCGAATTATCAAATTAATCCAGAAAAAGATTTGATTCCCGTGTGCCCTAATTGCCACGCAATGTTACACAGAAAAAAACCTCCTTTTTTACCGGATGAAATAATGAACATTCTAGAAAAAAGGAAATGA
- a CDS encoding ATP-binding protein, with the protein MNMSNLNEEIELLPDPARIVNGLRDTGYNFNTAIADIVDNSIAARATKISINVSMDPSQNVRVYIADNGIGMDMDGLKNAMKYGSKERAEKNSLGKFGLGLKTASTAFCKQLSLISRGPNDAEVRKVQWDLDYISDIGSWKLKIVPVDDEEVEILDMVASEATGTLVVWNKVDRLLKSYQKQSAAKRALEKKIDDLRFHLSMVFQRFLDERDSRAANTSIELNGVSVEPWDPFCTKEPNTELLQSENVPVEVEYGEKTSFKVTAYVIPRKSEFSSKEASEKARGNNDYQGFYVYRENRLIHYGDWLGFFTKEPHGSLLRVDFSFTHELDELLNVDIKKSRIMLISELADYLIKFLAAPRREAQKRYRDGETKSIHQPGKEAHNSSNSSINAKAPEVENSRMTPTGKPDEVVVDNQYGSFKKKITIGEAEIPSQNRVVPVQSIEGNALWEPALINGVHAVRINENHDFYKKVYGPILAKGVVVEGLDDLLWALAEAENSTCNQATIENYEDMRFTVSRILKKLVADLPDPDVSEE; encoded by the coding sequence ATGAATATGTCAAATTTAAATGAAGAAATTGAACTCTTACCGGATCCGGCTAGGATTGTGAATGGCCTACGTGATACGGGCTACAATTTCAACACAGCAATTGCAGATATTGTTGACAACTCCATTGCAGCAAGGGCCACCAAGATTTCTATAAACGTTTCGATGGATCCTTCTCAAAATGTCAGAGTCTATATTGCCGACAATGGTATAGGCATGGATATGGACGGCCTTAAAAACGCAATGAAATATGGATCCAAGGAAAGAGCAGAAAAGAATAGTCTTGGAAAATTTGGACTCGGTTTGAAAACGGCATCTACGGCGTTCTGCAAGCAGCTGTCCTTAATCTCAAGAGGCCCTAATGATGCTGAGGTCCGTAAGGTTCAATGGGATTTGGATTACATTAGTGATATTGGGTCGTGGAAGCTGAAGATAGTTCCTGTCGATGACGAGGAAGTAGAAATCCTAGACATGGTTGCGTCAGAAGCAACAGGAACACTTGTTGTTTGGAATAAGGTTGACAGGTTGCTAAAAAGTTATCAAAAACAATCTGCTGCCAAAAGGGCTTTAGAGAAGAAAATAGATGACCTCCGATTCCACTTGTCAATGGTGTTCCAGCGTTTTTTAGATGAAAGAGACTCGAGGGCTGCGAACACCTCTATTGAATTGAATGGAGTTTCCGTTGAGCCATGGGATCCGTTTTGCACAAAGGAACCCAATACTGAACTTCTGCAATCAGAAAACGTTCCTGTAGAGGTTGAATATGGAGAAAAAACGTCATTTAAGGTGACAGCATATGTAATTCCAAGAAAATCGGAGTTTAGCTCTAAAGAAGCTAGTGAGAAAGCGCGAGGAAATAACGATTATCAAGGTTTCTATGTATATAGAGAAAACAGGCTTATTCATTATGGAGATTGGCTTGGTTTTTTCACAAAGGAACCACATGGTTCCTTGTTACGTGTTGACTTTTCATTCACGCACGAACTAGATGAACTATTAAATGTTGACATAAAGAAGTCAAGAATAATGCTTATATCGGAATTGGCTGATTATTTGATTAAGTTCTTGGCTGCTCCTCGGCGGGAAGCGCAAAAGCGTTATAGAGATGGTGAAACAAAATCCATTCATCAGCCTGGCAAGGAGGCTCATAACTCATCTAATTCGTCTATTAACGCCAAAGCTCCTGAAGTCGAAAATTCGCGAATGACTCCTACGGGTAAACCCGATGAGGTTGTTGTCGATAATCAATATGGCTCGTTTAAAAAGAAGATTACGATTGGTGAAGCGGAAATTCCCTCACAAAATAGAGTTGTTCCTGTTCAATCCATAGAAGGAAATGCTTTGTGGGAACCTGCTTTGATTAATGGTGTACACGCTGTTCGAATAAATGAGAACCATGATTTTTATAAAAAAGTATATGGCCCTATTTTAGCAAAGGGAGTCGTTGTTGAGGGCCTTGATGATCTTTTGTGGGCGCTAGCTGAAGCGGAAAACTCTACTTGCAATCAAGCGACAATTGAAAATTATGAAGACATGCGTTTTACCGTATCTCGAATTCTGAAAAAATTGGTTGCAGATCTTCCTGATCCAGATGTGTCTGAGGAATAA